CAAAGTTTGTTTTGCTTATTTTTGAAAGTTCAAGGTTAAAATGTCAAATTTCCCTATTTTAATTAACATATGAATTTAATTACTAACTAAAATAATATTTTATTAGTTTGTGTGAGGGTGTCAACTAAAATGACACTTTTGTAAACATATGGAATATTATGTTTTTTTCTCGCCTGTTTAACTAATGTTGATTTGATTAGCCGTGACGGAATCAAAGGAACCGACTAGACTCATTAATCGAAATGTGAGAATATCTCACGGGGTTTAAGTAGAAAAAGCTGAAAATAGTAAGGATTCAAAGTAAATATCAAAGTATACTAAAAGTAAAGAAAAAAAACAGTGCACAAAATACAAAAAAAGCTAGGCTGTGTGTAGACCCATTATATAGAGGGATGGGGATTAAGCTTTGTACATATTTACGTGTCCATTTTGGAATTGACTAGTTCTTGATTTGAAGTCATGAGATCTCTCTCAATGGGACCGTTTCTTCATACATGTTGGTCCGTGTCACATGTGTGGTTTGTGTACGTATCGTATACTTATAAATACGTACCGTGTTAAGGTTATATGTCTACTACACAAGTCAAAACATAAACCTACTTGCATATATTGCCTAAGGGTTAACTGTAACTTAGTGTGAAAGAAAGAAATGCAACATATCAGAACTATTATATAGTCAAACATGCATGAGATTTTTACATTAAAATCATCCTATTGTTAATTAGTCTTATGAATATTAGACTTAGGTTGAGTTGCGAGTAGCTGTTGAGTCGGCCTACGCTGCCGAGTTCAAAAGTCAGTCAATAGTCATTATAACCTTTTATATTTATTGGTTGCTATTTTTATCATCTTTATTCTTTAGGCAGTTTAGTACTAATACTTTTAAGGATATAAATGTGCTTATAATAATGTCAGACGTATATTATATAGATTGGAAGTATGAAACCATGGTAGGTATCTACAACTAATAAAAAGAATTATAGTTTATCATTAAAGAATAGCCACAATCTGTCAAGCCTTCCTGGTAATTAATTGATTTCGATAAAAGATATATATAACAGAGCTATAATATAAAACTAAACTAAGAAAAGCTTAGTGGATAATTAGATAAGCAGCAACTTTGGCACTATAACATTGACAAAACATCTACTGCGTGAAGCTTTTTGTATAGAATTGTACATAATAAATACATTTTACATTTGCATACACGCGTGTGTATGTATAGATCCTTAAGTTATCGGTAGTACTAATTAATTCAATTGTGTTAAGTTGAAATGTTTTAAAGGGATGTGAGATCTATCCGGATGAATTCATTAATTAGTACCAGTGTATAAAGAACATGAATGATGCTACGTTTTCACTTTCACATCAATAAAACGAAAATTCAAATGTTTTCTTGTTTTGAGGCTGTATACATACTTTACACATGCTAAAATATAAAAAGAATGGTTTTTTAAGTTGTAAAAAAAGTTTAGAAGTATTCGTTTTCCGATGCACGTCCCACTATTATGTTGTTTAAGAACATAATTATTTATGTACCACCTAACCTATTTTATTTCATAGTCTTATAATTTGGTATAACAATGAAATGATAATTTCGTACACATGAACCGTTAAACTTGTTTCCTTAAATGCATGAGAAAAATAACATACTAATATAAGCAATTACTTTCTTGTATTTGCGTATTTGTATAGATTTATGAATCAATAAAAAGATTATATATATATATATATATTATTTTACCAGACACTGAAACAAAGACATGAAGTGGAAACATCTTTCTTAGGAAAACGATGAAATGTATCTGAGTTTGATTGGGAGCCCATATGCCACTAAACTATAGAGATAAAGATGTTATATAGACAAAAAAAGAAAAAGAAAAAATAGGCTATAGAATGCAACAACCGTAATTTGTCATTACAAAGTTATCGTTCTAGTTTGCAGTGTTCTATAAAAATCTGTTTATGTTGCTGACGAAAAAAATATGCCACAGAAATTAATAAAGTTATACGTAGCAAGGAGACAAAAATGATAGTATAGGTCATAATCGGCCAACGCCGACCAAAGTCCAAAAAGATATACAAAAAGATCTGAATTCTGAACACTTCTTGTGTGCATATCTCGATGGCAACTTGTACCAGATTACTAACGTCTTTCAACAATTAGCTAAGTTAGCATACATTATCACCAGGCCTGGCCATTTTAACCTGGATCCGAAAACTCGAACCAGAACCGACCCAAAAATACCCGACCTGGAATCGGACCAAAAATTTACAAGTATCTTTTGAGGATAAATTTCTTTTACCCGAAAGAACCGGAACCGGTCCGAATAGATCCGGATCCGAAAAGAACCGACCTGAATAGACTCGACCTGATAAGAACCAATTTGTACCCGACTTAAAAACATATATATCTAAAACTATGATGTTTTTGTGTTCTATTTTTTATATGTATTATTTTATAATTTAGTTGAAATATCTTCTGTTAACAATATTTTTTATTATTTTGTAACATTCTTTAAGTAATTTGAAACTTTAAAATGTAAAATTTAGAGTTTAAAAATATTTTATTTTAATTATTAATAGTTTCATTTAAGTTATTTTGTAAAGTTTTAGATATATATGATAAATATCAATTAAATTTGATGGAATTGGGTATGTCATGTCTTTTTCAGATCCTAAATATCCGAAACCGACTCGGATCCGATATGGATCCGAAAAATTACGGGTATTTTATGGGTATTTTAATTATAGATCTGATCCGACATGGATCCGAGAAGAACTGATCCGAACCCGAACCGAAAATTCCTAAGTACCTATTGGGTCTAAATATTTAGAATCCGAAAGACCCGGACCCGAAAGGAACCGGCCCGAATCCGATCCGAAGACCTGAACGCCCAGGCCTAATTATCACTATCTGACTAAGACTAAGAGGATTTTAAGGCTTTTTTGTGTTGACACTAAATACTTCAACGATAAAAAGGAGAGAAGAATACTTCAACGAAAATTAAATGAACACGAAGACATTAGACTAATACTCAAAACAGTCTTTATTACGGTGTCTACACTATTTTTCTAAGTATCACTATGCATCAATTCATCTTGCCAAATGTTTCCAGATATGAATAAACAGATTAAAGAAAGTTAAAAAGAAATTAATTCATGTTGCTGTGTAGTAAAAATAAGAGTCTGGAACTCGAGTAAAAAAAATCGATGAATGATTAATGCAAATATATCATTCAGGCGTCTGTATCATTCCATTGAAATTTGGTAGCTACAATTACCTGAGTTCACCGATTTTTCAATGTTTGGTCAAAATAAACCAAACTGGTACTGAAAAATGTGTTCCATGATCACTTTATAGTGTAGCAGGAAATCAAATATATATAGTTGAAAAACGACACGACCCATCTCGTTAACTATTCATTACATATCTACTAACTCAACATGGACTCGTTCATGCTCATCGATCAGTGATCATTGATATATGACGAGAGGCCTGCGTATTTAATTTAACCTCCTTGTTGTACAAAATGAATATATTGATATCATTATCAATTATAATGCAAGAGATATAGACATATAGAGCTATATGTGTCACTACCGTCCAAGTTGACCATGCTACAGGAGAACAAAACATTTCGTAACGAATATCAATTAATGTGACGATGATGATATAAGATAATGCCTACTGCACGTAACATGTGAATCTGAAATAACCATTCAACAACGATTATTGACTATAAGACAATAGCTCCCATGAGTTGGATTATATTATTTGAGAAAAATATGAGATTAACCAAATTGACGAGGCCTACCACGAGAATGTAGTGTCAGTCTGATAAACTGTTGTAGGTTGAGAGGTGCATAATTTCACTTCTTTTGATTTTCATTATTTAATTTCGCTTCATTAATGTTAATATAAATGAACACATTCACATACATTTAATAAGTGGAAATGTATATGTATATATGAACATGAATGTATGCCGTATGTATGTTTTGATATTTGTCTACCTAAATAAATAATTGAATTATTAGAACGAACCGAGTCATAACAATAAGAGATCGATTAATAACGAAGAATATCCCTATTTTCCAATGTCAACAACTTCTTTAGAGAAAAACAGGTTTCGATGTTCACCATGGCTTTTCATATAAAAATCCAAACAATTTTTTTGTAGATTTTCGATATGCATGACGGTACATACATAAAACAAAATGAGAAATGACAAACTACAAATATTTTACGATACGTTTACAAACATAAGAGACTGCCTTAAACGTATAATGAAGACAACGGTGTATCACAATTTACCGCCAAGTTCCAAACTTCTACCAAAATTCAATCTATTAAAACAGAAGTATAAATCATAATTACTTTAAAAACAACCTGTTAAATGTTTCATCCATTCTAAGCGACCGAACAGAAAACGGCTTCATGGCCCCATGCATAGCAGGCCCATTAAACATATCACATATCACCAATGACTAAATTACACGTCAGCATATTTTAAAGACAACGGACCTCTCTCCTCACGGGTAGTATCCAAACAAAACGTACATTAGCTGCGCATAGCTTGTACTCAACTACTCATGCAACCTCTACGGTGATAACGTTACCTCACCCCAGTTTGTTACACCACTGCTTAATGCTAACCAGCGCATTGTGCTTCAGCGCATGTTAGTCACAAGCACAATACAAAAAAAAACTCAAACGTCAAAGCCCAATGTGATAACCTTCTTCCCTGTCTCGATTCGAACGGTCCCGTTTCCCCGGGAAAAACGGAAACTGTAACAGTCTCTGTGTTTCGTTCTTCAACAACACCTTTTACAAAATGAAAAATTTATAAAATTATAATCTCTACTATAATAAAGTCTTACAGTCTCTCTACTTTCTCGTGTTTATATACCAAAACAAATGAATGTGTTAAAAGCCTCACTCACTCTTTCTTCTATCCAACAAAATCAAGAAACCACTTCTTGACCTCTCTCTTCATCTTCTCCTTCTCCTTCTTATTTCCTTTTTCTCTCACTCAGATCTCGGCAAGTTCTCCACCGGTTATGGAGATGGAATGAGTGGCCGCCGTCTCAGCGACTGCTGCAAGGATATGGACTTGTTATGCGGAGAGGATTCCTCCGACGTGTTTTCCGGCGAATCAACGGCTGATATCTCGTCGGAGGAGATTGATTCTTGGCCTGAGGAGTCAATAGCAAGCTGTATAGAGGACGAGAGACACTTTGTTCCAGGACTTGACTATCTCTCTAGGTTCCACTCTCAATCTCTCGACGCTTCCGCTCGAGAAGACTCTGTCTCATGGATACTCAAGGCAAGCGTCTAAATATTTTTCTATCTCTCTATCAACTTATTTTTCCGGTGAGTAACGCCGGGAGAGTTTACCGATGCTAAAATACGCCGGTCAAGTCGTTTACATGCAGAGATGGCGTTTTGAGACTGTGCTATTGTTTGGTTACAGGTACAAGCGTATTACAAGTTTCAGCCTTTAACGGCGTACCTCGCCGTTAACTACATGGATCGGTTTCTCTACGCTCGCCGGTTACCGGTAAAGTTTTTAAAACGTCAACATTAATATTCTCTCTGCTTTTTGATAATTTTGATATGACAAATAAGTCATAGTTTTCACTTTTGATGGCATCTATTGACTTTTCTTCAGAGATTTGAAAACGACTTTGGTGTATGGAAGTTAATTTTATTTATGAAAAATAACGAATAATAGATGTAAATGGAGGTATTGATAGAGCAGGAGCGTAGGAGCGGGATGGGGGAGATTTTATTTACTTTATTTAAATGAATTTCTCTTAGTATTATTTAATATTTTTATATTATTATTTTCATAATAATATATATTATATTTTAGATGATATAATAATATTATACTTTGCTGTAAACTTTCCACTCCATATATCTGCTTTATATATGACTTTTGATTATGGTTTTAAAACGCTCCTCTACTAAGCCTTAGACTTATTATCCGAGATCCGGATTCGATCCGAGATCCGCTCTGGATCCGTTCTGAAAATAGGATATCCGGGATGCCCGGATCCGAATCCGGATAGTAAAATCTTGGATCCGTGCAAACCGAATCCGGATCCGGATATCTTAATTTTTAGGTCCGGATATCCGGATCCGTATTTTTAAAATACATTAAATTTTTTTAATTTTATTAATATTTATATTTGATATATTAATATTTATACATGAATTAATCTTATAATATTATATTTTAGTTTTTACAATATTATGAACATAAATATATTTATAAATATTTAATTTATGTATTATATTAAAATAATTAGTATTTTTTGTTAAATTTTTTTTTTTTAATTATTTTGACGGATCCGGATATCCGCGGATAATAATAATAGAATATCGAGACGGATATCCGAAACCCGGATATCCGAAACCCGGATATCCGAAACCCGGATATCCGAAACCCGGATATCCGAAACCCGGATATCCGAAACCCGGATATCCGAAACCCGGATATCCGAAACCCGGATATCCGAAACCCGGATATCCGAAACCCGGATATCCGAAACCCGGATATCCGAAACCCGGATATCCGAAACCCGGATATCCGAAACCCGGATATCCGAAACCCGGATATCCGAAACCCGGATATCCGAAACCCGGATATCCGAAACCCGGATATCCGAAACCCGGATATCCGAAACCCGGATATCCGAAACCCGGATATCCGAAACCCGGATATCCGAAACCCGGATATCCGAAACCCGGATATCCGAAACCCGGATATCCGAAACCCGGATATCCGAAACCCGGATATCCGAAACCCGGATATCCGAAACCCGGATATCCGAAAACCACGAATCCGGATCCGGATATTAAATCCACAGATCCGACGGATCCGGATACCCTAAATTTCTCGGATATCCGGATCCGTCCCAGGGCTATTCTCTACTATAATAATATTTTAGATTAATCAATCATGAGATTAAATCATCTTTCTTTGAACAGGAAACGAGTGGTTGGCCAATGCAGCTTTTAGCAGTGGCATGCTTGTCTTTAGCTGCCAAGATGGAGGAAGTTCTCGTTCCTCTTCTTTTTGATTTCCAGGTAAGTTCGGTTCTGTTCTAAAGTTTCATTTTATAGACTCTGGATGGCTCCAATATGTTTATTTAATTCGCCTCTCATTGTTTGTAATGTAGGTTGAAGGAGTGAAGTATATATTTGAGGCAAAGACGATACAAAGAATGGAACTTCTTGTTCTGAGTGTGTTAGATTGGAGACTAAGATCCGTTACACCCTTCAGCTTCCTCAGCTTCTTTGCTTACAAGATTGATCCTCAGGGAACCTCTCTTGGGTTCTTTCTCACGCATGCAACTAAGATTATACTCTCCAACATTAAAGGTAATGTAATGTTGTATATTTATCATACGTTCACTGG
This genomic interval from Brassica oleracea var. oleracea cultivar TO1000 chromosome C2, BOL, whole genome shotgun sequence contains the following:
- the LOC106324733 gene encoding cyclin-D1-1-like, whose protein sequence is MSGRRLSDCCKDMDLLCGEDSSDVFSGESTADISSEEIDSWPEESIASCIEDERHFVPGLDYLSRFHSQSLDASAREDSVSWILKVQAYYKFQPLTAYLAVNYMDRFLYARRLPETSGWPMQLLAVACLSLAAKMEEVLVPLLFDFQVEGVKYIFEAKTIQRMELLVLSVLDWRLRSVTPFSFLSFFAYKIDPQGTSLGFFLTHATKIILSNIKEASFLDYRPSSIAAAAILCVANELPSLSSAVNPNESPETWCDGLSKEKIVRCYRLMKAMAIENNRRNSPKVIAKLRVSVRAASTLMMPSEEPSFSSSASLSSPCKRRKLSDYSWVGDDNSSSE